The Actinomycetota bacterium DNA segment CCCCTCGCTGACATCGCCCGGGTGCCGCACCGCAGCTAGTTCTTGGCGACGCCGCATCCGCGTCGTCGATCGGGGGAGCCCACGTCGCCCGCCGCCGAGAGCGCGGTCTCGGCGGCTCGGGGCGCAGGGGGACCCGCAGCGTGCACGTTCCTCCTGGCGACGCCGCATCCGCGTCGTCGATCGGGCGAGTCCCTCACGAGTGCCGCGCCCCGACCCGGTTCGACAGCGTCCCGATCGCGTCCGCGCGCAGCTCGATCAGCTCGCCTGGCTGTGGCAGCCGCCCGTGCTCGAGCCCGCATCCGCCTGCCACCGTCCCCGATCCGTAGACGTCGCCCGGGAAGACGTCCTCCGCCTCGCTGACGTGGACGAGCATCTGCGCGAACGACCAGTGCATGTCATCGGTGCCCGTGTCGGTGACCACCTCGCCGTCGATCGCCGCGGTGACGTGCAGCGCCTCGATGTCGATGGCGTCGGCGGTCACGATCACCGGCCCCAGGACGGTGGCGAAGTCCTTGCTCTTGGCGGGTCCGAGCCGCACCTGCATCTCCCGGCGCTGCAGGTCGCGCGCGCTGACGTCGTTCATCAGCGTGTAGCCGAAGATGTGTTCGGCAGCGGTCGACGCGTCCAGCCCCCGACCGCGCCGCCCCACGATCATCGCGAGTTCGAGTTCGTAGTCGAGTTCCTCGGTGAACGTGGGCCAGGGGAGCTCCTCGTCGGGACCCAGGATCGAGCGGTGGTTGCCCTTGTAGTACGCCGGCAGCTGGTACCAGGCCTCGGGGATCGACTCGCCGCGCTTCTCGAAGCCCCGTGCCACGTGCGTCTCGAAGGCGTAGAAGTCGCGCAGGCTGGGAGGGTTCGGCACCGGCGCGAGCAGCCGGACCAGATCGACGGGCAGCGCGCGGTCACCGCTGCCGATGGCGCGTCCGGCGAGTCGCCCCGAGGCCGCCGCGGAGGCGAGCTCCCGCGCCGCGTCCCACGCATCGGGACCCGCTTCGATGAGCTCGAGCATCGTCCGCGGCAGATCGGCGTGGACCTCGGCGCCGTTGCGCTGCAGGTCGAAGAGGGTGTCGCTGCCCGCGACGTGCACGACCACGGCTGCGCGGCCGAACTCGGCCAGTTCGAAGGAGGTGCCGTCTTGCGGGGCTTCTGGAGGCAGGTACGTGGCGAGCTTCACCAGGCGTGCTCCGGCGGTGTCGCGGGACGGGAGGCGCGGACGCTAGTACGTCTCCTCGGTTCCGAGCGCTCCACCCGCCGCTGGTAGCGTCTCTGGGTGGGAGTCCGGGGCCCGTTCACCGCCAGGGAGGTCGCGACGTGACCATGGACCGGATCCGCCAGGCCATCCTCGAGGACGCACCAGGCGACGAGCTCGCTGCGCTCGAGCTGCCCGACTCGATGCGGGCGGCGGTCGTGCGCAAGGACGAGCAGGAGATGTTCGAGGGCCTCGACAAGGACGACAAGGACCCCCGCAAGGCGCTCCACGTCGACGAGGTCGCGGTACCGCCGCTCGGTCCGAACGAGGTGCTCATCGCTCCGATGGCATCGGCGATCAACTACAACACCGTCTGGACCTCTATCTTCGAACCGCTGCCCACCTTCCTCTTCCTCGAGAAGTTCGGACGCGAGAGCGAGCTCGGGGCGCGACACGACCTGCCCTACCACATCGTCGGGTCCGACGCCGCCGCCGTGGTCCTGCGCGTCGGCCCCGGTGTCACCCAGTGGAAGCCCGGCGACCGCGTGGTCGTGCACTGCAACTACGTCGACCTCGAGTCACCTCAGGGTCACATGGACTCCATGCTCGATCCCCAGCAGCGGATCTGGGGCTTCGAGACCAACTTCGGCAGCCTCGCCGAGATCGCGATGGTGAAGGCGAACCAGCTCATCCCGATGCCCACCCACCTCACCTGGGAGGAAGCCGCGTCGCTGGGGCTCGTGCTCGCCACGTCGTACCGCATGCTCGTCAGCCCCAACGGCGCCAACATGCAGCAGGGGGACGTCGTGCTGGTCTGGGGTGCGACCGGTGGGCTCGGAGGGTTCGCGGTCCAGCTCGTCAGGAACGGTGGGGGCATCCCCGTGGGTGTGGTCTCGAGCTCCGAGAAGGTCCAGCTCCTCCACGACGTCGGCATCGAGGCGGTGATCGACCGCAAGGCGGAGGGGTTCAGCTTCTGGGACGGCGACGATCCCGACTACGGCGAGTTCAAGCGCTTCGGCAAGCGCATCCGTGAGCTGGTCGGCGAGGATCCCGACATCGTGTTCGAGCACCCGGGGCGGGCGACGTTCGGGGCGTCCGTGTACGTCACGAAGCGCGGCGGCAAGGTCGTGACGTGCGCGTCGACAAGCGGGTACCGGCACGAGTACGACAACCGCTACCTGTGGATGCATCTCAAGTCGATCATCGGGTCCCACTTCGCCAACTACGACGAGGCGTGGAAGGCCATCCGCCTGGTCGACAAGGGGATGATCCACCCCACCCTGTCCGCGACCTACCCGCTCGACGAGACCGCGGAGGCGGCGTACCAGGTGCATCGCAACCTGCACACCGGCAAGATCGGCATCCTCGTCAACGCGCCCGAGGAGGGGCTGGGTGTCGCGGACACGGAGAAGCGCGAGCACCACATCGAGGACATCGAGCGCTTCAAGCGGTTCAGCTAACGCCCCGGGCCGACCCCTCGACCGGTACGGTTGGAGCGTTCGGGGCAGCACGGATCACTGGGGGTCGAGGTGGCACGCAGCCGGGAATCCCGACTCGACATCATGCTGCGCACCTGGTGGGCTCGCCTGCTCGCGGCGATCCTCGTCGCGTCGGCCGCAACGCTGCTGTGGTTCGCCGGCTTCCGCTACTTCCGCGACGACCTCGGTCTCGATTTCCTCGCGTGGCCGGTCGGGATCGGCGTCGCGATCGGTGCGTACCTGCTCATCGGCTACATCTACCGGCAGTTCGGGCCCAAGGCCCACCCGATGCAGCTCTCGCGCGGCGTCCTGACCGATCGTGCTGACGCCCAGCTGCGACGGTTGCAGCCGATCACTCACTTCATCCACCCGCTGGGGCGACCGTGGCCCAAGGCGGTGTGCGGACCCAACGGGGTCTACATCGTCGATGCGAAGCCCGCACCCGGATCCATCGGGTTCGTGGATGGGCAGATCCGGGTCGAGGGAGAGGCACCGCCCACCGAGTGGATCGGCGAGGTCCGACGGCTGCTGCCGTTCGTCCGCGAGCTCCTCCACGACCGGCGCCGAATCGACATCGACGTCGCCGGGGTCATCGTCGTCGACGAGGCGACCATCGTCCCTGCCGGCCTCCGGGAAGGCAACGTCGACATCGCCGTAGTCCCCGTGAACGAACTGTCGGACCACGTCGAGTTCGGACGACCGGTGTCGATCGAGACCGCTCGCGCGGCCTACGACGCGTTGGCGGCGTGGCGACCCGCGACCTGACCGGTCACAGCGGGGAGAGCGACTCTCGCGCGTAGATCGCTAGTGCGAGCGCCACCGGCACGACCGCCCAGGCTCGGGCGCGTGTCTCGATGAGCGTCGCGATGATGACGGCGGTGCCGGCCGCCAGGCTCGCCTGGTACAGGCTCTGGAGCAGGTCGCGGTTGCCGAAGATCCCGCCGAACGCGAGGAACTGCGCCGCGGCGGCGATGATCATCGGGGCGACGATAGTCGCGCGGGTGGTCTCCATGCCCCCGACGACGGCGCGGTCGGTGAGCAGGACCGCGACCGCGAGCCCGCCCACAGTCCACAGGACACCTCCAGGGCGGTACCCGGGCCGGATCGCGTTCAGCAGACCGAACACCAGGGAGGCAGCGGCGGCCCCCATCCCGAACGTGCGGAGCGCTTCGACCAACGGGAGCACGTTACGAGCGAAGCCGTCGCGGGCCCGGACGGTCAGGAACGGGTACAGCAGCAGCATCCCGAGGAAGGAGGCCACGATGAAGCCGATGCCGAGCACCAGCGTGGGGAGGTCAGCGGGGTCGAGCACGACGATGAGGTCGCCGAGGGCCGCGTCCGTCAGCGACGTGCCGTTCGTCCAGCGGGTGAGGATCCCGACGACCGCGACCGGCAGGGCGATGAGCACGCCGAACGACACCCCCGACCGGTCGCCCGACAGACCGAACGCCCCGATCCCGTGGGCGCGGTAGCGCGCCAGCAGCAGCGGCACCAGTCCGCTCAGCGCGAAGACCCAGCCGATCGCGAGTGCCAGGGCGAGCGTGCCGTCCGGGTAGCCGGGTAACCGCGCGACGAACTCGCTCACCAGCCCGCCGAGCAGGAAGACCGCAGCGGCCAGCACGAAGTCGCTGCGGGCATCCTCGGAGCTCATCCACATGGCGCGGCACGCTACCCGACGCTTCCCGGAGGGCTGTGGAGCGCCACGGCTATCCTCGGTCCATGTTGGAAGCCTCCATCCTCGTCATCGGTGACGAGATCCTCGGCGGGTTCGTGCAGGACACGAACTCGCACTGGCTCGCGGAGCGACTGCGTGAACAGGGGGTCCCGCTGACGCGCATCCACACGGTCCCCGATGATCTTGCGGCGATCGACGAGTGCCTGCAGCTCGAGCTCGGTCGTTCTCGGCCGCGTCTGATCCTCACGACCGGAGGCATCGGACCGACCCCCGACGACGTCACCTTCGAGGCGATCGCGACCAGCCTCGGTGTGCCGCTCGTGGAGGAGCCCTGGATCGCCCGCCGGGTCGAGATGGCGATCGGCTGGCAGGGCGAGCAGGGCATCGAGGTGACCGACGATTTCCGCACCCACATGATGCGGATGGCACGGATCCCCGAGGGTGGCGAGTTGGTCAACCGCGAGGGTGGCTGGGTGCCGGGGATCCGCTACGACGTAGACGGCGGGATCGACGCCGCGGATGGGGCCACGATCATGATCCTGCCGGGCTTGCCCTCCGAGCTCAGGGGGATCACCAAGGACGTCATCGAGCCCCTGGTCGAGGATCGCAACCCGCCGTTCGCCGTCCGCGAGCTCACCCACGGCTTCCCAGAATCCGCGCTGAACCTGTGCTTCGCATCGCTGATGGATCGCTACCCGGCCGTCAAGGTCGGCTCCTACCCGGGGGTGCCGATGATCGTGCGCCTGATGGGTGAGCCGGAGGCAGTGGATGCCGCGATGGCGGAGCTCCGCGCGTTCGTCTCGGAGCTCGAGGCGGGAGGTGCGGGGCGGCTCCGGGAGGCCTGGACCGCGCGCTTCGAGCAGATGGAGCGGCGCACGCCGTGACCCGCTGCCTGCTCTTCGTCCACGCCCACCCCGACGACGAGTCATCGAAGGGCGCCGCGACGGCCGCTCGCTACGCCGATGCCGGCACGCGCGTCGTGCTGGTCACGTGCACCGACGGTGGTGCCGGGGAGGTGCTCAACGACAAGCACCCTCCGGTCGCGCCTGAGGACATGGTCGACAAGCGCCGGCAGGAGCTGGCCGATGCGGTCGGGATCCTGGGCTTCAGCGCGACCTACCAGCTCGGCTTCCCCGATTCCGGCTACCACGAGGACCCCTCTGGCATCCCCGAGGATGCGTTCGCTCGCACACCGGTGGACGAGGCCGCGACGCCGCTGGCCGACGTGCTGCGGCGGGAACGCCCCGATGTCGTCGTGACGTACCCCGACGACAGCGGCTACCCCCACCCTGACCACATCATGGTGCACACGGTCACGATGCGCGCCGTCGAACTTGCTCGCGACGACGACGGCGAGGTGCTCGGCCACGCCGTTCCGAAGCTCTACAGCAGCGGGGGGTTCTCGGCCGAGCGCGTGCACTCGCTGCACGAGGCCATGCTCGCTCGGGAGCTCGACAGCCCGTACGAGGGCTGGCTCGAACGCCGCGCCGATCGCCCTGCCCGCGACTGCGACGCACGCATCGAGGTGGGCGAGTACCTGGCCCTTCGTGACGAGGCTCTGCTGGCGCACGCCACCCAGATCGATCCCGACGGATGGTGGTTCGCCGTGCCGCGGGACCTGGAGCGCGAGGTGTTCCCTTACGAGTGCTTCACGCTGCTTCACAGCGAGGTACCCGTGTCGCTGCCCGAGCACGACCTGTTCGCCGGACTGGAGTGAGAGCGTGCACGATCTCTACGAACGCATCGTCGCGGCCGACGGACGCAGCGGGATCTACGAGTCGAACTACCTGAAGGCTAACGCCCCGGACGGGTCAGGAGCCTTCTGGTTGAAGCACAACGTGCTGATCCCGGCGATCGGGCTCGACTTCCCCTCTGTGGCCGAGTTCTGGGCCGTGCTGTGGCGCCGCGAGGGCCCACCGCAGGTGTGGAAACGGTCGGTGGACCTCGGTGCCGTCAGCCTGTCCTCCGACCGGGTCGAGATCACCTCGGAGTCGGTCCGGCTCGAGCCCGACCGCGCTCAGGGCTCGCTCGTCGGCGAAGCGGAGGTCAGCTGGGAGCTGTCGATGCGCCACGAGTTGCCGCCCCTGCGTCACTTCGACGCCGACTGGATGTACGAGGCCGGCTTCCCCCGCAAGAAGGTCGTGACCGGCTCCCCACGGACCGTCTTCGACGGACGCTTCGTCGTCGACGGTGAGCCGATCGAGGTGGACGGCTGGGTCGGCCACCGCAACCACAACTGGGGCACCGAGCACGCCTACCGCTACGCGTACGGCGGCTGCAACCTGTGGGAGGACGGCAGCGATCTCACCGTCGAGGGCTTCACGGTCCAGGTCCGGCTCGCCGGACCGGTGCGGTCGCCGTGGTTGACCATGCTGAACGGACTCGAGCGGGGCGCGCGCTACGGCGCCGGGTCGGTCGCCGCGTCGCTGCGGTCGCTGGGCGACGTGTCGTGGCCGGAGTGGAAGGCGTCCGTGCCGTGCGCCGACGGTCGCCGTGCCCGTCTGCGGATGCGCCTGGACCCGACCCGCGCGGCCGGCTTGCGCTACCTGCACCCCGACGGGGCGGTCAGCTACTGCTACAACGTCAAGGATGCCGAGACCAGGCTCGTGCTCGGCACCCTCTCGTACCGTTCGAGGGCGGGTGAGCTCGAGTTCCTCTTCCCCGATCCCGTGCCGGGCATCCCCCTCCACGGCGAGTCGAGCGTCGACGAGCTCCGCGACAACCTCGTCTACGGCACCTGATCGGGCGCGATCACCGGGGTCCGGAGC contains these protein-coding regions:
- a CDS encoding fumarylacetoacetate hydrolase family protein, coding for MKLATYLPPEAPQDGTSFELAEFGRAAVVVHVAGSDTLFDLQRNGAEVHADLPRTMLELIEAGPDAWDAARELASAAASGRLAGRAIGSGDRALPVDLVRLLAPVPNPPSLRDFYAFETHVARGFEKRGESIPEAWYQLPAYYKGNHRSILGPDEELPWPTFTEELDYELELAMIVGRRGRGLDASTAAEHIFGYTLMNDVSARDLQRREMQVRLGPAKSKDFATVLGPVIVTADAIDIEALHVTAAIDGEVVTDTGTDDMHWSFAQMLVHVSEAEDVFPGDVYGSGTVAGGCGLEHGRLPQPGELIELRADAIGTLSNRVGARHS
- the ccrA gene encoding crotonyl-CoA carboxylase/reductase, whose protein sequence is MDRIRQAILEDAPGDELAALELPDSMRAAVVRKDEQEMFEGLDKDDKDPRKALHVDEVAVPPLGPNEVLIAPMASAINYNTVWTSIFEPLPTFLFLEKFGRESELGARHDLPYHIVGSDAAAVVLRVGPGVTQWKPGDRVVVHCNYVDLESPQGHMDSMLDPQQRIWGFETNFGSLAEIAMVKANQLIPMPTHLTWEEAASLGLVLATSYRMLVSPNGANMQQGDVVLVWGATGGLGGFAVQLVRNGGGIPVGVVSSSEKVQLLHDVGIEAVIDRKAEGFSFWDGDDPDYGEFKRFGKRIRELVGEDPDIVFEHPGRATFGASVYVTKRGGKVVTCASTSGYRHEYDNRYLWMHLKSIIGSHFANYDEAWKAIRLVDKGMIHPTLSATYPLDETAEAAYQVHRNLHTGKIGILVNAPEEGLGVADTEKREHHIEDIERFKRFS
- the mca gene encoding mycothiol conjugate amidase Mca, encoding MTRCLLFVHAHPDDESSKGAATAARYADAGTRVVLVTCTDGGAGEVLNDKHPPVAPEDMVDKRRQELADAVGILGFSATYQLGFPDSGYHEDPSGIPEDAFARTPVDEAATPLADVLRRERPDVVVTYPDDSGYPHPDHIMVHTVTMRAVELARDDDGEVLGHAVPKLYSSGGFSAERVHSLHEAMLARELDSPYEGWLERRADRPARDCDARIEVGEYLALRDEALLAHATQIDPDGWWFAVPRDLEREVFPYECFTLLHSEVPVSLPEHDLFAGLE